Part of the Halalkalibacter krulwichiae genome is shown below.
AATTATTATATTCGTTTTAGTGTTATTTTTATTAACTGGCTTGTTTGGTGGGATAGGAATATGGAACATCCTTCATCGAAATAAGAAACGGGCATTGTGGAGTTTTGGGATTGGCGTTGCTATGATCGTACTTTATTTAATTACGATGTTTTCGTTTGGCTTACTAGGATGAAGGAAATTAGTAAATAAAGGAGTTTTGTAAATGTCTGAAGTGAAGTATGTACGTGCTTTTTATAAGACTGGTGTATATATTGCAGAGTTATTAGACAGACAAGAAGAAAAACAACGTGCGCTTGTCAAGGTGTTAGCTGTGTTAAAGCATCCAACTCAAGGAGATTTGCATAATCCTAAAATGGTTGATGTTCCATTATTTCACCAGCGTAAAGCATTAGCACAATTTGAAAAGACTTGGGTTCCATTATCGTCTCTTAAAGCCTATGAAGGAGAATTACTTGATTACCAATTTTCATTGAAACAGGCAACGGAGGCTTTGCGACAATCTCTAATAGAAGACGATTCAGACTGGGCGCGAAAATCTCTAGAAAAATTAGAAGAGTGTACAGCAGAATATTCTTTCTAATATAAAACAACCGAGTAGAAGGGCTTTCTACTCGGTTGTTTTTGTTTCCATACCGTTTAACCACAATCTAGTACTCAAATCTAATATAAACAGATCTTCTGCATTATCTAATGAACAGTTCGTTAGTGCCTCGATTTTTCGTAAGCGATACATTAAAGATTGGCGATGTAAATTTAGAGCGCGAGCCGTTTGACTCACATTTCCCCTATTTTGATGGTAAACGGTAAATGTATGAAGTAAGTCTATTTGTCTTTCTTTAGAGTAACGAAGGAGAGAACCGAGTACTGAATTAGCAATATCTATTAACTCTTTATTATTAAGCAAACTTTCAATTATTCGATCGGCAGTTGTGTCAGCAAATACGGACAGCGAATTAGGTCCGTTTCTTTTTCTCCCAATTTTAAGAGCTCTGTTGGCTTCTTGATAACTAGTAGCAAAGCATGAGTACCCGTACTGCTTCGAAATCCCCAAGTTAATGAAACTGTAGGATAAAGGAATTGGTAACGTGCTCTCAGCTTAGAGATGTATGTTTTAACTTGTAAAATTACATCGGGATGGTTCACTTCTAGAAAGATAATTAACTCTTCCTGTTGATAAGTAACCATAGATTTTAAAGCCATTGATTTAGCGATGTTTTCTGCCTCTTCTTCCATATGGCGAATACATTCATGCAGCCAATGGTCAAAAGTTATTGTTAAATGTGTCATAGAATGAAAGCCTTCCTTTAATTGTTCCGGTCTTGCGACTATACAAATATAAGGAAGGTTAATTTGATAGCCTAAAGACTTGGCTCGAGAAAGTGTTGATTCGTTCGATTGGATCGCATCTCGTGATAGCTCCCAAACAAAGTCATCACGAAGTCGCCATTCGGCTTCTTTAGCAGCCTGTTCATGTAGGAAATGAATGGCAACAGCTGTGGTAACGTGTTCGAGTAACATAAGCCATTGTTGATGCTCTTCCTCACTAAAAGGTTCAGGTCCAAATCCGCCTACTACGATGTATCCTTGAATGTTTCCAGATGAGTGAATGGTTAATTGTAACGCATATCTATTAGAGTATTGCAACCATTTGAATTTATCGCCTAATGTATGGTAAATACCATCTTCCTCCAATTGTTTATGCATAAAATTAAGCCAGTTATCTTGTAAATCAATTTCTACATTTCTCGATTTTCCTCTTATCACTCCTCGCTTATCAGCAATTAATACTTCGCATTCAATTGCACTTGAAACATGTTCCGCAACTAAATCGAGCGACTGCCCGGATAAAATATAGTCTAATAATGATTTTCTAATCTCTTCGATTTTTTCAAAGTATTTACGTTTCTCTTCGTGAATAAGTTCTAGTACTTGCTCTAAAATTTCAGAAAAACGAATCGACCAATTAAGTTCTATTAAAATGAATCTCTTCTCATTCGCAAGATCAATTATCGACTTTGGAATTTCTTGAACATATGGTCCAATGGCAATTGCTAATGCAGAAGCATGTGAATCAATAACCTCTCGAACAAATGTATAGAGGTGTTGTTCATTTTGGCTGCAGCCAACTCCAGAAGTTAACACAAGCTCATTTTTTCGTACGAAGGATTCCACTGGAGTTTCTATTACAGAAACCCAGTTTACAAATTTGCTATTAAGTAGTTCTTTTCCTGTACGAACATTTGAATCCTTTAAAATATCTAAGGCTTGAACTTGCTCCATTGAAATACTCATTCAATCCCTCCTTGAGTTGTGGAGTTATTATTATTCTAACTATTTTCAGAACATTTGTAAAAAATGGATGATTGCTTCGTTCCATTTTTCATACAGATTGTTGAATGTTTTTTCACGTTAGAAGAAATAAGATGTTAGTAATTAAAGAAAGGGGTGGTGGCATGAATAAGAAACAAATTGATAATGCAACGAAATCGGTCTGGGCTGGAGAGAAAGACTATTTAGTTCATGGAGCAACTCAAGTACCTGTCGTCCATAGTGTAGCTTATAATTACAACGATATTGATGAGTGGTTTGAAGTTGCTATAGGTAAAAGAAAAGGACATATTTATGGAAGAAATACAAATCCGACAGTTCAATCATTTGAAGATAAAATCAAGGCACTTGAACATGCGGAAGCCGCTACTAGTTTTTCAACAGGGATGGCTGCAATATCCAATTCATTACTAACCGTCCTAAAACCAGGAGATCGTGTTGTATCTATTAAGGATACGTATGGAGGAACAAACAAAATATTCTCTGAATTCTTACCAAAATTGGATATAAAAGTAACGCTCGTTGAAACAGGAAATCACGAAGAAATGGAGGCTGAAATTAATAAAGGTTGTAAACTGGTTTATTTAGAGACACCAACAAATCCAACTGTGAAAATAACAGATCTATCAAGAATTACAAAAGTTGCAAAATCTGTTGGGGCATTAGTTTTTGTTGATAATACATTTGCTACGCCAATTAATCAAAATCCACTTAATTATGGTGTTGACCTTGTTATTCATAGTGCAACAAAATTTTTAGGAGGGCACGCAGATGCATTAGGAGGAGTTATTTGCGGATCGAAAAATCTAGTCCATGACGTATATCACTATCGTGAGATAAATGGGGCTACTATGGATCCGATGGCTGCTTATTTAATACTAAGGGGAATGAAAACTTTAAAACTTCGAGTTGAAAAACAACAAGAAAATGCTCTGAAAGTTGCTACATTTCTATCTAATCATGAAAAGGTTGAAGAAGTTTTTTACCCTGGATTAGAAACACATACACATCATGATATTGCGAAAAAGCAAATGAATGGTTTTGGAGGAATGCTCAGCTTCTCTCTAAAAGGAGAACTAGATGCAGTTAGGCAATTTTTACCTAGATTAGAGTTTGCTCATCGCGCGGCGAATCTTGGTGCTGTGGAAACGACGGTAGGTCCAGCAAGAACCACAAGTCATGTTGAAAATACACCTGAGGAACGTGCGGCCTTGGGCATTCCTGAAGGATTGGTTCGATATTCGGCAGGTATTGAAGATATAGACGACTTGATTGCAGACTTGAAGCAAGCCCTCGATGCAATCAATTGATAAATAGGGGGGATAATTATGGTTACGATTGAGCACCTGATTAAGTGGAGAAGAGATTTGCACCAGCATCCGGAACTTAGCTTTGAAGAGTTTAAAACGACAAAATATATTATAAATCAATTAAAAGAACTACCAGGTGTTCGATTACAACAAGGGAAGGAATTACTTGGTATTGAAACTGGAGTGCTGGCAGTAGTCGGAGACGGATCAACGCCTATTGTCGGCCTCCGGGCTGATATAGATGCATTACCGGTAAAGGAACAAACAGGAGAGCCGTTTCAATCTTGTCATGAAGGTATTATGCATGCCTGTGGCCATGATGGCCATACAGCGATGTTACTTGGAGCAGTTCATTATTTGTCGCATCTTTATCAAAGAGGAAAACTAAAAGGAACTGTAAAATGTTTGTTTCAGCCCGCAGAAGAAGCTGAGGATATTAATGGAAAGACTGGTGCTCAATATGTTTTAGATAGTGGTGCGTTATCTGATGTGGAATCCATAATAGCTCTTCATCTCGATCCAGAACTCTCGTTAGGGAACGCTAAATTGAAGCCAGGTATTGTAATGGCAAATGTAGACACATTTACCTTAAACATTTTTGGCTCTGGTGGTCATGGTGCCTACCCTGAACAAACAATTGATCCGATTTGGCTTACTTCAATGATCTTGCCATATTTCTACAGTGTAACAAGTCGAAAAGTTGCAGCAGATGAACCAGCAGTATTAAGCATCTGCCAAATTATTGGCGGTGCTTCGACGAATGTCATACCTGAGAAGGTTACGATCAAAGGTACAATTCGCTCTTATTCCGATACGGCAAGGGAGAAGTTAGTAGCAGAATGTAAAAGAGGATTAAAGTTGATTAAAGAATTGGGAGGTACTTTTACATTCCACCTTCATCAAGGAGAGCCTGCTCTAGTAAACAATCAAGAGATAACAAAATTGTTAGAAAACATCTTATATCAAAAAGGAGTTTCGATTCATCAACAAACCTTTGGAATGGGAGGTGAAGATTTTAGTCACATCACCAGAATAATCCCTGGAGCAATGATTTTTCTCGGCGCAAAAGATGAACTTAGACATACTAGTCTTCATCAGCCGACCTTTTCATTTAACGAGAGTGTGTTAGAGCATGGAATGGAAATTCTTGTGGAAGGAGCTCTTGCAATGATCAAAAGGAGGAGGGATCACAATGGCTCATAAGCTCGCATTAATTGGCTTTGGAGGAGTAGGAAAAGGGTTTGTTGAGATTTTACGTGATAAAAAGATGAAGTTAAAAAAAGATCATCAAATTGAATTTAAAATTGTCACTATTACTGACTTATACAAAGGTTCACTGCATCACCCTGATGGTTTATCTCTAGATGAAGTATTAAAAGCCATAGATGAAAACGGCTCATTGGATGCCTATCCAGAACAACCAGGCTTAATCAGAGGTTGGAATAGTAAAGAAACAATCGAAAAGACAAACGCGGATTCGATTGTTGAAATGACCTATACAGATGTGAAAACAGGTCAGCCTGCTATTGATCATTGCAAGTGGGCTTTTCTGCATAAGAAAAATGTCGTGATGACGAACAAAGGACCTGTAGCTTTGGCTTATAATGACTTAGCTGAACAGGCTCATGCTAACGGTGTAAAATGGTTCTTTGAAGGAGCAGTCATGAGTGGGACACCAGCTCTGAGACTACCCAAAATGACTTTAACTGGAAACGAAATCAATAAAATTAACGGTATTTTCAATGGTACAACAAATTATATGTTAATGCGAATGGAAGAGGGACTCGAGTATGATGAAGCATTAAAAGAAGCTCAAAGTTTGGGCTATGCTGAAGCAGACCCAACCGCAGATGTAGAAGGATATGACGTGTTATATAAAGTATTAATATTAGCAAATGTTGTATTAGGTATTCCGTTAAAAAGAGAAGATGTCTACTGTAAAGGGATTTCAACCATGACAACGGATGATATAAAAGAAGCAAAAAGCTTAGGGAAACGTTGGAAGTTAATCGGTTCAATTCAGAAAACAAAAGAGGGTGTTAAAGCAACTGTGCAACCTGTAATGCTTGACCTAGATGATCCATTAGCAGGGGTTACAGGAGCGATGAATGCTATCACGTATTCTTGTGATTTATCGGGTGCTGTTACATTAGTGGGAGCTGGAGCTGGTATAAAAGAGACCGGATTCGCAGTACTCATAGATTTAATTGCAATTGAGCGAGAAAGATAGAATGGAGGGAAGTTTATGGCGAAACAAATTGTAAAGGAGAGAATGTTAATTGGTGGTCGTTGGATAGCAAAGAAAGACTCGATTGATGTATATGATCCTGCAACGAGTGATCTGATTGCAACGGTTCCAGCGGCATCGACAGAGGATGTCATCTATGCGATTTCTCGCGCGAAAGAAGGATTTAAAAGAAGCTCTAGTTTATCTGTATTTGAAAGAACAAAGATATTACAAAGTGCCGCTTCCTATATTGAAGAAAATGCAGATATTTATATACAAACGATTGTTTTAGAAAGTAGTAAAACAGTCAAAGAGGCAAGAAAAGAAGTAAGACGCTGTATAGAAACATTAAGATTAAGTGCCGAAGAAGCAAAAAGGATAGAAGGAGAAACGGTTGCATTTTCGCAAATGCCTGGACATGAGAAGCGTGTGGGCTATGTTTACCGCTTCCCGATAGGAATTGTAGCAGCCATAACTCCTTTTAATGACCCCTTAAATCTTGTGGCTCACAAAATAGGTCCAGCCATTGCAGCGGGGAATGCAGTTATTGTTAAACCTGCTTCATTAACGCCATTAAGCGCTATTCGCTTAGCAGAAGCATTCATCCATGCTGGTTTACCAGATGGTGTTTTATCCGTTGTAACTGGAAGAGGAGAAGCGATATGTAACCCTTTAGTGGAGCATGAAGATGTACGGTTTGTTTCGTTTACGGGTGGTTATGAAACTGGAAAAGAAATTACCTCCAAAGCAGGAGTAAAAAAATTGGCAATGGAGTTAGGGTCTAATTCGCCAACGATTGTTCTGGCTGATGCCAATATAAAAGAAGCTGTAGCTGCAACAGTTGAAGGGGCTTTTGGTGTTGCGGGGCAAAATTGTATTGGCGTTCAAAGAATTTTCGTTGAGGAATCTAAATATGATGATTTTCTAGACCGATATGTCTTAGCGACAAGGAAATTAAAAATCGGTTTGAAAACGGATGAATTAACGGATATTGGCCCAATGATTTCGGAAAAAGAAGCAAAAAGAGTGGAAAAGTGGATCGATGAAGCTGCTAATATGGGGGCGACGATTTGTTGCGGAGGAAAAAGGTCAAAAGCATTTTTAGAGCCTACTGTTTTAACAAATGTACCAGAAACCTCTACTATTTCCCAAAATGAAGTATTTGGTCCTGTTGTGATTATTGAACCTGTTCAATCATTATCAGAAGCAATTAATCGCTCTAACCAAACGGAGTATGGATTACAAGCCGGAATCTTTACGACTAATTTAGAAGATGCGTTTACAGCTGTACACCAATTACAATTCGGTGGTGTTATGATAAATGACAGTAGTGATGTTCGAATTGACTCTATGCCTTTTGGAGGGATTAAAGGATCGGGTATAGGGAGAGAAGGAGTACGTTATGCAATTGAAGCAATGACTGAGCAAAAGGTTGTTGCATTTAAATTAAAAAGATCTCCATTCAGTTAAGGAGGAAAGTAGAAGAAGGAAAGAGGGTGTTTTGATTGTTCGCATTAGAGGAGTATACAAAACGGTTGGAGAATGTCAAGAAGCGAATGGTCGAAGAAGGAGTAGATGTTCTCCTTATTTCAAACCCATCAAATATGTACTATTTAACAAATTACTCAGCATGGAGCTTTTATGTTCACCAAATAATGGTCATCACATTAGAAGATGCTCAACCAATTTGGATTGGACGACAAATGGATGCAAGTGGTGTTGCGAAAACCACTTGGCTTGATGAACATCATATCATTGCTTACCCTGATTACTTTGTTCAATCAAAGGAAAGGCATCCAATTGATTTTGTGGCCAATATACTAACAGAAATTGGTCAAAGCGCAAGGACTATTGGTGTGGAAATGGATGTCCATTATTTTACAGCTCTTTGCTATGAGCGTTTAAAACATGGCTTGCCAAATGCAACATTTAAAGATACTTCTAGTCTTGTTAATATGGTTCGACTAATTAAATCGAATCAAGAAATAAAATATATGAAAAGGGCAGGCGAAATCGTTGAACGAGCGATGAGAGCGGCTTATGATTGTGTACAAATTGGAGTTAGGGAGAATGAAGTGGCAGCTGCGATCTATCTAGCGCAAATCCAGGGAACACCAGAATTTGGTGGGGATTACACATCCATCGTACCTATGCTTCCGACGAATGAGAATACGTCTTCTCCTCATTTAACCTGGACTGATCGAAAATATAAAAACGGTGATTTTCTTACTATTGAAATTGCGGGAGCTTATAAACGCTATCATGCTCCAATGGCAAGAACAATGTCTATCGGGAACGCGCCGAATGAGGTAAAAGAACTATCTAAAGTAGTAGAGGAAGGGATAGAAGCAACACTTGACTTTATCAAGCCTGGAGTCAAAGCGTGTGACGTAGAGCGAGTGTGGAGTAAAGCTATTGGAAAATATGGACATCGTAAGAGTTCAAGGCTTGGGTATTCAGTAGGGTTAAGTTTCCCTCCAGATTGGGGAGAGCATACGGTTAGTTTTAGACCAGGAGACGAGACGATTTTAAAACCAAATATGACTTTTCATTTGATGCCTGGAATTTGGTATAGTGATTATGGTGTTGAAATTACTGAAACGGTCAGAATTACAACAGATGGAGTAGAGTTACTAACAAATTTTCCGCGCAATTTGTATGAAAAACCGGTGTTAAGCATTTTACCTGATGAGCATACGTCATAAGAAACAGGTTGTTTCTAAAGGTATAACATTGTGCCTTTGGAAACAACCATCAATAATTATTCCCCCTTTTTCTTTCGAGTATCGAAAATAATCCGTGATTAAAATTGTAGTCGATGTTAAGATATAACAAAAGAGAGAAGAATGGGAGTGGACGTAAGATGAAAGGCAAATCACTCATGTTTACATATGGGATTGTCTTTGTAGTGATGATAATTTGGGGATTGAACGTTGTCTTTCTGAAAGTACTTGTTGAAGCATTTCCTCCAGTTACAATGACAGCATTTCGAATAATGGTTGCTGGAATAGCAGCTTTTTCAATCATTTGGTTTGGTCGATCAATGAAAAAATTAACAAGAAAAGAATGGAAGTTGACTTTATTGGCCACGATATTTGGTGTTTTATGTCATCATTCTTTTCTCGCGTTAGGACTTGCGAATACGAATGCTTCCAATGCGGTTTTAATTTTAGCACTCTTACCATTAATAACTTCCATTTTTGCGGCACTATTTCTAAAAGATCACTTAACTAAATGGCGCTTATTTGGAATAAGCCTTGGATTTTTTGGAGTATTGTTTATCCAAGGTGCTTCAGGAAGCTGGGCTGTTGATCTTGGAGAATTTTATGTCTTTCTAGCTGTGCTAGTTCAAGCAATAAGCTTTATTTACATAAAAAAAGCAACAGAGTCATTGGATTCGAAACAAATGACAAGTATAATGTTTTTAGTAGGGTCAATCGGGCTTTTTATGATGAGTTTTTTAGTGGAACCAGCAAGTGTGACCTCAATATTAGAAGCTCCTCTCTGGGTTTATGTCATCTTTATCCTGTCAGCCATTTTAGCGACTACGGTAGGTCACTTTTTATTTAATGAGGCAATTGCACAAATTGGAGCAGGGCAAGCAGCGATATTTAATAACTTCGTGCCATTCTTTGGATTGTTGTTTTCCGCATTGTTTTTAAACGAGAATATTTATTGGTACCAATCATTTGGTTTTATGTTTATAACAGTAGGTGTTTTGTTTGGCACAGGTTATGTAGAAAAAGCCTTTATAAAATCAAAATATCCTGTCCAAGAGAAAAATATATAAAAATTTAGTTGTTAAAAAACTGGTATTAATGCTTATCTAAGCGACATGTATAGTTTTATTTGTTACATGTTGAAAGTGAATAGAAAAGGAATTTCCTTATTTTGAGGAAAGATTAGATTCTAATAACTAGAACTATAAAGTAAAAAGGGTGTCTAAAGTCAAAGCTAGACTTTAGACACCCTTTTCTATTAACTCACAAAGAAATTCATACTCGGTTGAATAACAGATTGTAGTTCTTGTTGTTGCTCTACAGTAAGAGGTACAAGTGGCAAACGAACTGGTCCTGCTTTTATTCCTTTCATTTCAAGTGCAGCTTTTACTGCAGTTGGATTCGGAGCAAGGAAAAGTGTTTTCATTACTGGTAATAGTTGCCTATGTTGCATTGCAGCAGCTGTAACTTGTCCTGCTTGATAATTACGTACCATTTGTTGCATTTCATTACCGACAATGTGAGATGCAACTGAAACGACCCCAGTACCACCGATAGCAAGAATAGGTAAAGTTAAACTATCGTCACCGCTATAAACAGAGAAGCCTTCAGGCGCTTGCTCAATTATAGAAGAAATTGCTTCTAGATCGCCGCTAGCTTCTTTTGTAGCTACAATATTTGGAAGCTGTGCTAAGCGAATAGTCGTTTCCACACTCATGCTAACCACACTACGTCCAGGAATATTATAAAGCATGACTGGCAATTTAGTCACTTCTGCAATGGCGCTAAAATGTGCATACATGCCTTCTTGTGATGGCTTATTATAATATGGTACGACAAGCATGATTGCATCTACACCGATTTCCTCAGCTTGTTTCGTTAGCTCAATTGAAGCTTGTGTGTTATTTGACCCAGTGCCAGCTATGACGGGAATTTGTCCGTCGACAGTATCAACCACCGTTTTAAATAGTAGAAGCTTTTCTTCCGTTGTAAGTGTCGGGGATTCGCCCGTAGTACCGGCAACGACTATTGCATCAGTACCGTTAGTTATTAAATGATGTACAAGTTCCTTTGTTGCTTCTACATCAATTTGTCCGTGTTGATTAAATGGTGTCACCATTGCGGTAACGATTCTTCCAAAATTCATCCAATTCACCCTCAATTCATCAATTTTTCCACGTCTGTTTTGAGATGGGCTACTAGGAGGCACAAAAAAACAACAATGAGGCCTCTACTCATTGTTGATAGGTTAAGCAAAATAAGCGAAACCATTCAATGTGTGAGATAGCCCTCCATATAGCTTCCAGCTATATGACAGTACTGGTCTTATTCAGAACAGTCCCAGCTCTATAAGGAAATGAGTCACTTATAAGCTTCGGCAAGTACCCCTTTTTGTTAGCTTCAATGGTTCTCATTTTCCTCGACTAACATACTAATGGTAATTGCACCTCTACCCTCACTTCAATTTATGAAGTAAGATATAACGTAATTTGAATCTACCTTACCAAATGTTTGATGTTAATGCAATGGTTTATCCAATTTTTTTATTTTTTTAACGGTGTTATTTGAATTAAATTTAAGAGCTTGTCCAACTCTTGACTACATTGAACAGTTACTTCTGCTGTCATCCCATATTTTTTGGCTGACTTTAACATTTCTAATCGTTTTTGCTCAATTTCTACGCATAGCATCTTTCTTCCAACTCCAACTTTAATATTTATAAAAACAGACCGGCTTTGTCGCTGTTGCTGGAAAAAATTTAAATGTAGTTAAGGCTAATCAATCTGTTCATAACGCTAATTATAACCAAAAGAAAAGTGTTGAAAAGTGTTTCCACGAAAGTAGTCATAATTAGATTGAATAAGAAAAAAATCGACATCTTTCTCGTTTGCGGTTGTCCGATTTCTAAATATTTTCAGTTTGAAAAACGAAAGAGAATCGCACAATAGAAGTAGGAGGGGTTCCAATGAAGTTATCAATTTTCCTGATTTTAGCAATGATGCTAGCAGGATGTACAATTCCGCAACAAGCAGAAATGGGTGCCAATTCGAATAGAGAAGAAGGGTTCAATGGATATGGTGTAGCTCAAACAAGACAATTTGAAGGGCCTTTGTCCGACTTAATGGTTCCTGATAACGCTCCAAAAGGGTTGACCGACCCAGCTTCAAAATTAGACAAAGAAGGAGCATATGTAACAGGTAGACGTGATCTTAGTATGGACAATGAGGGCACGCGTTATGGTCAAAGAATTTTAAGCAATCGACCAGGGGTTATAAGAGGTAGATACGTACACAGTAATAATCCTAATGTGGATCGGAAGGCAAAAGTTCAACAGTTTGATTCTCAAGCCAAAGATGGAATTACAAGAGAAATTGAACAAAGAGTCGAGTCATTGGAAAATGTGCGAGATGCCCATGTTATCACAGATGGTCAAAGAATTGTTGTTGCACTTGAATCAAGTGAACAAGATCGTCCTAAACTAATCGGTACTGTAAAAGAAGAGATCAAAGAAGTAGCTGATCTAAGTAATATCTACATTACAA
Proteins encoded:
- a CDS encoding homoserine dehydrogenase, giving the protein MAHKLALIGFGGVGKGFVEILRDKKMKLKKDHQIEFKIVTITDLYKGSLHHPDGLSLDEVLKAIDENGSLDAYPEQPGLIRGWNSKETIEKTNADSIVEMTYTDVKTGQPAIDHCKWAFLHKKNVVMTNKGPVALAYNDLAEQAHANGVKWFFEGAVMSGTPALRLPKMTLTGNEINKINGIFNGTTNYMLMRMEEGLEYDEALKEAQSLGYAEADPTADVEGYDVLYKVLILANVVLGIPLKREDVYCKGISTMTTDDIKEAKSLGKRWKLIGSIQKTKEGVKATVQPVMLDLDDPLAGVTGAMNAITYSCDLSGAVTLVGAGAGIKETGFAVLIDLIAIERER
- a CDS encoding helix-turn-helix domain-containing protein produces the protein MLNNKELIDIANSVLGSLLRYSKERQIDLLHTFTVYHQNRGNVSQTARALNLHRQSLMYRLRKIEALTNCSLDNAEDLFILDLSTRLWLNGMETKTTE
- a CDS encoding kinase-associated lipoprotein B, encoding MSEVKYVRAFYKTGVYIAELLDRQEEKQRALVKVLAVLKHPTQGDLHNPKMVDVPLFHQRKALAQFEKTWVPLSSLKAYEGELLDYQFSLKQATEALRQSLIEDDSDWARKSLEKLEECTAEYSF
- a CDS encoding aldehyde dehydrogenase family protein, whose translation is MAKQIVKERMLIGGRWIAKKDSIDVYDPATSDLIATVPAASTEDVIYAISRAKEGFKRSSSLSVFERTKILQSAASYIEENADIYIQTIVLESSKTVKEARKEVRRCIETLRLSAEEAKRIEGETVAFSQMPGHEKRVGYVYRFPIGIVAAITPFNDPLNLVAHKIGPAIAAGNAVIVKPASLTPLSAIRLAEAFIHAGLPDGVLSVVTGRGEAICNPLVEHEDVRFVSFTGGYETGKEITSKAGVKKLAMELGSNSPTIVLADANIKEAVAATVEGAFGVAGQNCIGVQRIFVEESKYDDFLDRYVLATRKLKIGLKTDELTDIGPMISEKEAKRVEKWIDEAANMGATICCGGKRSKAFLEPTVLTNVPETSTISQNEVFGPVVIIEPVQSLSEAINRSNQTEYGLQAGIFTTNLEDAFTAVHQLQFGGVMINDSSDVRIDSMPFGGIKGSGIGREGVRYAIEAMTEQKVVAFKLKRSPFS
- a CDS encoding M24 family metallopeptidase, which translates into the protein MFALEEYTKRLENVKKRMVEEGVDVLLISNPSNMYYLTNYSAWSFYVHQIMVITLEDAQPIWIGRQMDASGVAKTTWLDEHHIIAYPDYFVQSKERHPIDFVANILTEIGQSARTIGVEMDVHYFTALCYERLKHGLPNATFKDTSSLVNMVRLIKSNQEIKYMKRAGEIVERAMRAAYDCVQIGVRENEVAAAIYLAQIQGTPEFGGDYTSIVPMLPTNENTSSPHLTWTDRKYKNGDFLTIEIAGAYKRYHAPMARTMSIGNAPNEVKELSKVVEEGIEATLDFIKPGVKACDVERVWSKAIGKYGHRKSSRLGYSVGLSFPPDWGEHTVSFRPGDETILKPNMTFHLMPGIWYSDYGVEITETVRITTDGVELLTNFPRNLYEKPVLSILPDEHTS
- a CDS encoding PucR family transcriptional regulator: MSISMEQVQALDILKDSNVRTGKELLNSKFVNWVSVIETPVESFVRKNELVLTSGVGCSQNEQHLYTFVREVIDSHASALAIAIGPYVQEIPKSIIDLANEKRFILIELNWSIRFSEILEQVLELIHEEKRKYFEKIEEIRKSLLDYILSGQSLDLVAEHVSSAIECEVLIADKRGVIRGKSRNVEIDLQDNWLNFMHKQLEEDGIYHTLGDKFKWLQYSNRYALQLTIHSSGNIQGYIVVGGFGPEPFSEEEHQQWLMLLEHVTTAVAIHFLHEQAAKEAEWRLRDDFVWELSRDAIQSNESTLSRAKSLGYQINLPYICIVARPEQLKEGFHSMTHLTITFDHWLHECIRHMEEEAENIAKSMALKSMVTYQQEELIIFLEVNHPDVILQVKTYISKLRARYQFLYPTVSLTWGFRSSTGTHALLLVIKKPTELLKLGEKETDLIRCPYLLTQLPIE
- a CDS encoding M20 metallopeptidase family protein; this translates as MVTIEHLIKWRRDLHQHPELSFEEFKTTKYIINQLKELPGVRLQQGKELLGIETGVLAVVGDGSTPIVGLRADIDALPVKEQTGEPFQSCHEGIMHACGHDGHTAMLLGAVHYLSHLYQRGKLKGTVKCLFQPAEEAEDINGKTGAQYVLDSGALSDVESIIALHLDPELSLGNAKLKPGIVMANVDTFTLNIFGSGGHGAYPEQTIDPIWLTSMILPYFYSVTSRKVAADEPAVLSICQIIGGASTNVIPEKVTIKGTIRSYSDTAREKLVAECKRGLKLIKELGGTFTFHLHQGEPALVNNQEITKLLENILYQKGVSIHQQTFGMGGEDFSHITRIIPGAMIFLGAKDELRHTSLHQPTFSFNESVLEHGMEILVEGALAMIKRRRDHNGS
- a CDS encoding DMT family transporter; translated protein: MKGKSLMFTYGIVFVVMIIWGLNVVFLKVLVEAFPPVTMTAFRIMVAGIAAFSIIWFGRSMKKLTRKEWKLTLLATIFGVLCHHSFLALGLANTNASNAVLILALLPLITSIFAALFLKDHLTKWRLFGISLGFFGVLFIQGASGSWAVDLGEFYVFLAVLVQAISFIYIKKATESLDSKQMTSIMFLVGSIGLFMMSFLVEPASVTSILEAPLWVYVIFILSAILATTVGHFLFNEAIAQIGAGQAAIFNNFVPFFGLLFSALFLNENIYWYQSFGFMFITVGVLFGTGYVEKAFIKSKYPVQEKNI
- a CDS encoding cystathionine gamma-synthase family protein, producing the protein MNKKQIDNATKSVWAGEKDYLVHGATQVPVVHSVAYNYNDIDEWFEVAIGKRKGHIYGRNTNPTVQSFEDKIKALEHAEAATSFSTGMAAISNSLLTVLKPGDRVVSIKDTYGGTNKIFSEFLPKLDIKVTLVETGNHEEMEAEINKGCKLVYLETPTNPTVKITDLSRITKVAKSVGALVFVDNTFATPINQNPLNYGVDLVIHSATKFLGGHADALGGVICGSKNLVHDVYHYREINGATMDPMAAYLILRGMKTLKLRVEKQQENALKVATFLSNHEKVEEVFYPGLETHTHHDIAKKQMNGFGGMLSFSLKGELDAVRQFLPRLEFAHRAANLGAVETTVGPARTTSHVENTPEERAALGIPEGLVRYSAGIEDIDDLIADLKQALDAIN